The genomic interval GCCAGGCGCCAATCAGCGTACGCTGCTGGTTGAAGCGGTATTCTGTGCCGGCGTAGTTGAAGCCGTCCGAGGTAACCCCGGGGGCGGCCCAGGCAGAAAGGTCCTGCATATCGGACGAGTTGCGCAGGCTGACCTCGCGGTACTGGCCGGCTTGCAGGCTCAGGCCTTCGATTTCCCGCGAGTCGAGCATGGCGCCACGGAAGGTCTGCGGCAGCAGGCGGCCATCGTCGTAGCGCAGCAGCGGAATATCCGGCAGCAACTCACCCACCTTCAGCTCGGTCGATGAAATACGCAGCTTGGCCGCCAGCCCGGCGCGGCCATACTCGTCGGCCGCACGCCCGTCATCGTGCACTGGCAGCAGTTCGGAGCCGCTGGTACCGCGGCCACTGTCCAGCTTCATGCCGAACATTGCGATGCCGTCCAGGCCAACACCGATCAGCCCCGGGGTGTAGCCAGAGCTGAACTTGAAGATGAAGCCCTGGGCCCATTCTTCGACGTTGCTCTTGGCCGCTCCTGGGTCGCGGAAATCGCGGTTGAAGTAGTAGTTGCGCAGTGTCAGCCCGGCCTTGGCATCTTCAAAAAAGCCCCCCTCCTCGGCCCAAGCCGGCATACCCAGGCCAAGCGCCAGCGAAACCACCGAGGCCGAACGGGCCAGGGTGCAGGTTGTGTGCATCATTATTATTGTTCTCCGCTTTCAATAGGCGCAGCCGAACGCCCCAGGCCAACTTGGCCCAGGGCAGCACGCTGCATTCAGGTACCCGGCCAGGCCGGGTTGCGCTCAGTGGCTCAGTGCATCTGCCGGCTGCGCAGGCGCCGGCTTGGTCATTGGGCGCAGCAACAGCAGGCAACCCGCGGCAAGCACGAATACGCTGGCAAACACCCCGTACAGGTGCAGTGGCTGCCAGCCGCCATCGAGCAACACGCCGGCCACGGTCGGCGACAAGATGGCGCCCATGCGGCCGATGCCGATGCCCCAACCCACGCCGGTAGCGCGCACAGAGGCGTCATAGACCACCGGCGACAGGGCATACAGGCCGGCTACGCAGCCATTGGAGAACAGCCCGATCAGCAGCCCCAAGGCCAAGGCTGCACTGACCGACGCGCCATTGACCACAAATAGCACCAGCAACGCCGCCGT from Pseudomonas fortuita carries:
- a CDS encoding OprD family porin produces the protein MMHTTCTLARSASVVSLALGLGMPAWAEEGGFFEDAKAGLTLRNYYFNRDFRDPGAAKSNVEEWAQGFIFKFSSGYTPGLIGVGLDGIAMFGMKLDSGRGTSGSELLPVHDDGRAADEYGRAGLAAKLRISSTELKVGELLPDIPLLRYDDGRLLPQTFRGAMLDSREIEGLSLQAGQYREVSLRNSSDMQDLSAWAAPGVTSDGFNYAGTEYRFNQQRTLIGAWHSQLEDIYQQSYFNLLHSQRVGEWTLGANLGYFIDRDDGQARIGDIKSRTGYALLSASHSGHTLYLGLQKVSGDSQWMSVYGSSGRTLGNDMFNGNFSNADERSWQVRYDYNFAALGVPGLLAMVRYGHGENATTAAGSNGKEWERDTEVNYTFQSGALKNLNIRLNNATNRRSFNSDFDQTRLIVSYPLTL